The segment CGGTCAGCCGAGCCGTCACCAACGCGTCACGAGATATGTCGAGAACCGCTTTACTTCGGGGATCTGGGGTCCTAACGTTCCGGACCGAAGAGACACGCAAACTTTCGAGGTCACGCCATCGCATGACGCGAAACGGTCGCTCCGAGTCGTCCGCAGCTGTTGCAGCCGACCCCCTCTTCGCCGTGGCGATGTTGCGCATCGCCCTGGAGCTCAAGAAGAACCTCACGGATCCGCTCGACGTCATCGCGGCGCGCGTGGCCCAGCGCATGCGCCTCGACGCCGCAGCGTTCCGCGCGTACCTCGACGGCAACCTCGGCTTGCTGAAGAGCGCGGGCCCGCGGGTCAGCGCGAAGGCGCCGGCGCGGGCGGTCCCAGCGCACGCTCCACGGCGGCGAACTCAGCAGGGCTGAGCGTCTCCGCGCGGCGTTTCCCATCGATGCCTGCCGCGGCGAGCGCCGCGTCGGCCGGGAAGCCTCCGGCGTCGAGCGCGTTGGAGAGTGTCTTGCGCCGCTGCTGGAATGCGGCCTTCACCAATTTTTCGAAGCGCTCCTCGCTGAGCACCTCGGCGCGCGGCTTGGGCAAGAAGTCGATGCGCACGACCGAGCTCTCCACCTGCGGCGGGGGGAAGAACGCGCCCCGAGGGACCTCGAGCACCACCTCGACTTCGGCGTAGAGCTGCAGCAGCACCGAGAGCAGCCCGTAGTCCCGCGTGCCCGGACCTGCGGCGAGGCGCTCGGCGACCTCGCGCTGCAGCAAGAAGACACATCTCGATATATCGCGACGCTGGTGCAACGCCTGGAACGCAATCGGCGAGCTGAGGTGGTACGGCAGGTTTCCCACCACGGCCACGGGCTTGGTCCCGGCGACGTCGGCGAAGACGATCTCCGCGGCGTTCTCGGCCACCACGCGCACGTTGGGCAGCGCCAGCTCTTTCTCCAGCACCGTCACCAGCTCGCGGTCGCGCTCCACGGCCACGATGTTCGCGCCGCTCGACGCGAGGTGCCGCGTGAGATGTCCCAGGCCCGCGCCGAGCTCCACGCAGGTCTCGCCCGGGCGCAGCGTACACGCGCGCGCGATCTCGCCCAGGATGTGGTCGTCGCCGAGGAAGTTCTGGCCCCAGCTCTTCTTCGGCCGCAGCCCGTGGCGCCGCAGGATCTGGTTCGGGGTCTCGCTCATCCAATCCGCCAGGCCGCGTTGGCCTTGATGTCCTGGCCGCGCGGGCCGGTGCGCCTCATGGCGAAGAAGCCTGCGGCGGCGATCATTGCGCCGTTGTCGGTGCAGAACGCGGGGCGCGGCACGAAGAGCTCCAGGCCTGCACCTTGCGCACGCGACGCCGTCAGCGCCCGCAGCCGCGAGTTGGCCGCCACGCCGCCGCAGAGGACGAGCTGCTCGAGTCCGCTCGCCTTGGCCGCGGCGATGGCCTTCTTGCTGAGCACGTCGCAGATCGCCTCTTGAAAGCTCGCGCACAAATCCGCGAGCGCCTGCCCCTGCGGCATGCCGTGCGTCTGGAGGTGGTGCAACACCGCGGTCTTCACGCCGCTGAACGAGAAC is part of the Deltaproteobacteria bacterium genome and harbors:
- the rsmA gene encoding ribosomal RNA small subunit methyltransferase A, which translates into the protein MSETPNQILRRHGLRPKKSWGQNFLGDDHILGEIARACTLRPGETCVELGAGLGHLTRHLASSGANIVAVERDRELVTVLEKELALPNVRVVAENAAEIVFADVAGTKPVAVVGNLPYHLSSPIAFQALHQRRDISRCVFLLQREVAERLAAGPGTRDYGLLSVLLQLYAEVEVVLEVPRGAFFPPPQVESSVVRIDFLPKPRAEVLSEERFEKLVKAAFQQRRKTLSNALDAGGFPADAALAAAGIDGKRRAETLSPAEFAAVERALGPPAPAPSR